A stretch of DNA from Oreochromis aureus strain Israel breed Guangdong linkage group 10, ZZ_aureus, whole genome shotgun sequence:
TCACATTAACAAAATGTGAGaaatgagaaattaaaaaaaacaaaaaaacatttgatttaGGCTATATTTAGCTAGCTAGCATAACTGGTTAGCTTGCTACCTGACAATGCTAAAgctaaaactaaagaaaaaagcaataaTGTTTAAAGTATTATCTAAAATATTAATCTGTTACTCTGTAAAATCATCATGAACGTTATATCATCGACTATTTTACTACCTTCCTCTATTGGCATGCTTAGCAAGCTAACAAAAGCAAagcctgtttttttaaatattacaacCTGATGTTTTTAGACAATAAATCtccatttcaaaaacaaaaaagcatatATAACGAAAATTGTTTTACTATATTATGTATAGTAAGGTGACCAAAATACAACTATTGTAATTACATTTCTTTAACCAATATTTTGTTGCTAATTAATAAGATTTTTGTATAATGTAGTTTAATTGGTTGCCTTGGTTTTTTGCAGTTATAACTAAATTATTATTTAGTATTTATAGTATTCAATTAAATATTTCTGTGGGTTTTGCAGGAGCTCGTCTCTTCTGGTTGCTTCTGGGTGATCACAGTTACGGCTATGGCATCAGCAGCTCTGGAGCTGATGGGCTTCTTCCTGGGCTTACTGGGGATGCTGGGGACCCTGGTGGCCACAGTGCTTCCATACTGGCAGATTTCTGCACACGTTGGTTCCAATATTGTCACAGCTGTGGATAACATGCGGGGCCTGTGGATGGAGTGCGTCTATCAGAGCACGGGGGCCTTCCAATGTGAGACCTACAACTCAATGCTGGCTTTGCCTTCTGACCTGCAGGCTGCTCGTGCCCTCATGGTCATCTCCATAGTCATGTCTAGCCTTGCAATTGCTATGGCAACTCTGGGAATGCAGTGCACGCTTTGCTTGGAGAGCTCTGGTGGGGTTAAGAGTCGTGTAGCCGGTGCAGGTGGGGTGTTATTTGTCTTTGCAGGCTTCCTGGCTCTCGTACCCGTGGCGTGGACCACGCACGAGGTGGTTAAGACCTTCTACCTTCCAAACGTACCTCAAAGCATGAAGTATGAACTCGGAGAGTGCCTATACACTGGGCTGGCCTCTGCACTCATTTCCATGCTGGGTGGGGGGATGCTATGTGTGTCATGTTGTGGAGAGCAGGAAGGTGGCCGTGGGAGACGCCACGGAGGCGGATATCCGTACCCCGTAGGAGGCGGCATATCGAGCACAGGTGTACGCACAACCTCACAGACCTACCGCAACCCCACCCTGCAGGTAGGAGGTGTCAATACCCCCAGCAGGGGGCAGACACTAATTCGTAGTGCAAGTGGCAGCTCAGAGTCAGGTACGCATGGAGCCCAACGACCTAGGAAGCCCACTGCAGCAGGATATGACATCACAGGATATGTCTGAGGGGTCCACCTGTCCATTACACCTTTAACTGTAACTGCCTCACAGCTTaagtttaataaatgtattcTTATAATGTATCTAAATGAATACACATTGTCAgtgtttgctggatttttttgaGAAGCAATTGTGAAATGTCAACAAAATTACACAGCAGAACTATTAAAGTTATGTTTCTGTACTTGTTTGACCTGGTTTCTGTAGTTTTCACGCATTTGGATTTATAGAAAATTGTCACTTTTTATCTTAATTGTCAGTCTTTTGCTATCCTTGTGAAGTATAAACAAAGTAGACAAAAATGTAGGAAAAATacatgaacacattttaaataaaaacagtttatgaATGGTTTTCATTACGTGAACGTGTTCTCATTAGCTACATAGATGCCTAGCttttgctgcatgtgtaaaaatcTGACTAAAAGTTTTCTGCATAGCAGCCAAAATGGATGTTTCTAATCTAAATCAGAAAGAATACTTCTCACAGTACTGTATTACCTGAAACTGATGTTGGACTGTGCCTGCAAAATGTAAACTATAACTATAAATTGTATTAATTTCCATCCTATTTGAAATTTTGAATGCATTTTCAAAGAATTGCAAGTGCCTTGTACCTTAATATCAGTGTATCACAATGAGATTTCCAGTCGtgcaaaacacagttttccCGTATATATATTAGTCTGTATATTAATATAAAGAATATTAACTATGTTAAATTTGAAAAGGGAAAATCATGATATTAACATCTTTAATCTGAATCCTTTGTAACGACCAACAAGGGGTCACTGCTCTCATTGCAAATTAAGCTTGTATAGAAGTCCCCCTATATGATTCCCTTAGCAAAGACTTTACTGATGACCTTATGGTCTCAATCAGTCTCACTGAATACAATTCAAAAGAGCAATAAAGCAGTGTATGCTTCAAGGTGAGAAGTCTTCACAACATTTTGAAATTCATCATCTTAAAGCTTTAAAAACTGGACTTTGCAAACCAATGGGTGACAGCGCGATggctgcatccatcttttatatacagtctatgtgtACATTGACCTCTCTGTGCCACAGAAAACGACGACACAGTGAAGTTGGAGTTTTTCGCTGGACAAACTCTGTGATGACTCCATTTTTAAATGACCACAAGCATCCTTTTCTGCATTGTACTCTTTTGTATTTGGaaataaatgtaaacttttCCTACACGCCTTTTGCAGAGCTTTTCTTTCCTCCTACACTGCTTTTTCCCTCAGAATGGTTTTGCAGATACTAAAGACAGAAGCAAATGTACTGACCTAAATGAAAAGCAGGGGTTAAACTAGTATacactgctaaaaaaaatattaaaggaaCACGTTTTAATTCGGGTTTACCATCGAGTCTTAAACATCTGCGATATTAATCTGGTCGTTTAAGCAGCAGACTGGgttttaatcagtttcagctgctttggtgttaatgaaattaacaacaggtgaactagaggggcaacaatgagacaacagGTGGAGGCCAGTgacattttttcccctcctcataTTTAAGGACTGCTTTTTTTCACTAGATTAGGATAGGATGACACATCAATATGTTTCATTGccaggtttgctgtgtctcccagtgcagtctcaagagcatggaggagattctGGGAGACAGGTagttactctaggagagctacaaaatgacctccagcaggccactggtgtgaatgtctgaccaaacaatcagaaacagactttgTGAGGGTGGCCTGAGGGCTCAACATCCTCTAGTGGGCCCTGTGCCTGGCAATGTGGAATTGTGGCACCCTGTACTTGGGAGGACAAGCGACACACGGGAAAGGGTTTGGAAAGGCTGTGGAGAACATTATGCTGCCTGTAATATAATCCAGCATGACTggtttggtggtgggtcagtgatggtctcGGGGTCACTGAGTGACCCATGTGCTCGCCTAGCATAAACTCAACCGATCATCCGTGGGAATTcgatcattttcatttctgtctgATCCACATAGCATCCATTTGTCCCAAACACACTACCCAGTCCATACCAGTAAAGATATCCagcatgatttttttccccccattgaGATCTGATGTGCTTTCAAAGTGGTTTTGCAGGGACTGTAGACAGAAACAAATGTATTGACCGAAAGGAAAAGCACAAGTTAATCAATAATGGCTCTGATGCATCAGGTGTCCACAGCAGTAAGTCAGCCTGTGCCAGTGTTTGATGAATAAACAGTGTGACTTCCATGAACTGCTTTAAAGAAAGCATTTAGAGATGTAACTTTTCTTAAATAATTACTCTGAAGCTGACAAATAGGTGTGACATAACTATTAGAAATAAAGCAGACTATCTGACACTTGAATGGCCTTTTAAATTGCAGCTGTTAATATTTAAAGACTGCCGGTGTTGTTTGAGTTTCGCCTGctgttttcacattttctgAACGGGAAAAAGATTGCAGCCCTGAACCGAAGGCAAACAGAAATCCAACACAAACAgacctaaacaaacaaaaccctcaCTTTAGTCCGATCAATAAGCAGTTTGAGCTCGACTAATAGCTGCATTGTGAGACCGCTTACTGGGTCAGTTTGCATCCACCAAAATGCGATAAAGGCTCTGAGATCTGAGGGGTGAAAAGTTGCCTCAAACTAGTCTTTCTGCCCTTTTACTCAAAGTCAGCTTTAATGTCAGTTTTGCAATATGCACGAGACACACAGGACTGGAAGGTCGTTTCCCCCGACACACGGTGTGCAACTAGGATGAATCCACAATATTAATTACACACAACATATATCAGCCTATATATAACTACTGCTTTTTATGCATAAAATTATGAGATGTACAAGGACTCTTAAAGCTATATACATTACTGCAACTCTCTGTACATTACAGTGCATGCGATACTgaacagacatgcacacactggGGGATGTGGTGCAGTGGGACACCAGTGAGCACTTCTGTTCATTTCAAGTTTTAACCTAAAATCCTGCACACCACAATCCCCTGATCCCAAACATATTTGAGCAAGAGAACGCCGTAGATAAGTAGACAGAGAGCACGCACACCAAGGCTGtgtgaaagacaaacacactcTGAACCCTCCTGAGCACCCCTGTGTCACAGAGGCGCGCGCAGCTCTTATGGGAATGTAAACACCTCGTGAATGAGGTCCGTCTCTGTTACTGCTGTTACTCACAGACAACAACTGCAGTAAATAAAGGTTGTAGACATTTCCACAGGGGGGATGTTACATACACCGTTCTATCAGTGTGAACCTGGACTAACGCTGGGTCTGAGAGAGCAATTAACTGCTGCAATAGCTCACTGACTCTCACGCAGAGAACATTTTATGATCCAAGAACTAAGGAATTACACAACAGTGCTCTACAGTAACCAAATAAATATACTGAAGATACCAGCTGACCGACCAATACGGCACGAGAAAGAACATAATCATAATGTGTCGGCACAGGTGTCAGTTTACTAAAAGAACCAAAAAAAGGATTGATTGGGTTGAATCAGCTACCAAAAATGAATCTTATATTTGTAATCTGACATAAATCATCTACTTAACAACTGAGCCCCAAAGAGGTTAATTGGAGTTTAATATGAAGTACCCCTCCACATAATGTACTTtctgttgtttatatttttattgtatttatatgaaattaaaatatcattaaattcaAACTATTAGAACATACAGTAATTTGAtcttaaaaagtgaaaggtttTACACCCTAGGAGTGCCTGAAAACTTATTTTTAGCTTAACAGCTAAGGAAGTGCAGCTTAGAGCTGCTGCACACTAACAAGATGAGaacaaggacaaaaaaaaataaatgtttagtttaaattggtttccttttttattatctGTCAGGGGAATGCTTTTAGATGTTCAGAAGAGTGCAAAAAAGCGTCCAATATAGCACTTCAAAGTAAACATACCACATGCTGTCTGTGACAGAGACTAAAACTATTGTTTCCtgcatatttcttttatttttgttagttttatGAAACAATTTCTAAAGTctagtttttacttttatttaagttaacaaaaatgttaatttttttcaaCCTTGATTTTAGTTTTAAGTCTCTTAACAAGCTGCTGCTTCATACCCAACTTCTCTTAACCTTAATGACTGAATGGCTCCATCTAGTGCCCACATATGGAACAGCAGTGAACTCACACCTAAAACACTAACGAAACCTTCACAGAAGCCCTGCATGTTAAACTGCAGTGGAAAATAAAGCAGCTGTAAGAAAATGTATATAAGCTGAAAACTGTGGATTGTGTGCATCGACTAGGACTGCTTGCTCAGTTAGtttcacaacaaaaaaaattgcaaagacATTTCAAAACAATCTTGCTACAAGTCATAACATAATTATTGCTTTAAATAATCTAGAAAGACAACATTTGATAAACTCTAAAGTAGATACAGTAATGATGTGAAATGATGAAGGGCGTTTTTATACATGAAACAAGTTCATGTGAAGTCTCTTCATGTGACATGAAGCAGATGCTTGAGCTGACTCGAAAACCAAAAAGCTTTTCCCGAGAAACAGATTTGTGTTACTGGATGTTTTAAGATTCTAGATCATTTAAATACGTTTAATTATCAAAATAAATGACACACAGGCGCTGCTGATAATAATAAGCCAAAGAATCCAAATTTATATCCACAGAAAATAAATTCACTGTGACATTAGTTTCAGTCTGCCATTCACAACAGTCttatttacataaaaaacatttttcttgtgttttttttttatttcttctcctcctgcccTTCCTTCTCCTTCTGTTTCTCCTCTTCCTGTCGTTCACGGCCAAATTCGACCACCAAAGGTTTCCCAAGCAACCGGTATCTGTGGACTAACTGCAAGGCATTCTGGGCCGTTTCAGCATCtgccaaagaaaaagaaacacgccAAGTAACACCCCAAGGAAAGAACCAAAAAACTAAATAAGGAAAATAACAACTCCCACTCTCTGGATTTCCGGTTTCATGAGGGGAGAGTCTGGAATGAAAGGACCCCTGTGGAGCTGCAGAACAAATGTAATGTATGTGTTTTTGAATCTCTGTAAGGTTTTTTGTGGCCAATTTTCATCAatttat
This window harbors:
- the cldn2 gene encoding claudin-2, which translates into the protein MASAALELMGFFLGLLGMLGTLVATVLPYWQISAHVGSNIVTAVDNMRGLWMECVYQSTGAFQCETYNSMLALPSDLQAARALMVISIVMSSLAIAMATLGMQCTLCLESSGGVKSRVAGAGGVLFVFAGFLALVPVAWTTHEVVKTFYLPNVPQSMKYELGECLYTGLASALISMLGGGMLCVSCCGEQEGGRGRRHGGGYPYPVGGGISSTGVRTTSQTYRNPTLQVGGVNTPSRGQTLIRSASGSSESGTHGAQRPRKPTAAGYDITGYV